Proteins found in one Ptychodera flava strain L36383 chromosome 16, AS_Pfla_20210202, whole genome shotgun sequence genomic segment:
- the LOC139115025 gene encoding uncharacterized protein gives MTQQLHVRLTPGYFFSTTIDFRMSLPKANPEITYEVLTEDHFEEAAHILTSTFVNGNPVSLVLKLPYEAELTYNRLLCRNYAKDGVSVVAIDKELNKVIGAAVGTIVKGTDPNAMLDEFSLMPDEVKPYYKPVGPLFGKLERCIFESSKFLNNPDCKILKSYKISVHPDYEGRGIGTKLADLRRELGEKKDVKFISVFTTALGSQILYKKLGYEDIGEIFYKDYTYNDEKPFAGITCPPSAKAMVLQLY, from the coding sequence GCTATTTCTTTTCGACAACCATCGACTTCAGAATGTCTTTACCAAAGGCAAATCCTGAGATTACATATGAAGTATTAACAGAGGATCACTTCGAAGAAGCTGCCCACATTTTGACAAGTACGTTCGTTAATGGAAATCCAGTAAGTTTGGTTTTAAAGCTGCCATACGAAGCAGAACTTACATACAATCGGTTATTGTGTCGAAATTATGCAAAGGATGGAGTATCGGTTGTTGCTATCGACAAGGAATTGAATAAAGTCATCGGTGCCGCTGTGGGAACCATTGTGAAGGGAACTGACCCAAACGCGATGTTAGATGAGTTCAGTCTGATGCCTGACGAAGTGAAACCTTACTACAAACCGGTTGGTCCTTTATTTGGAAAACTTGAGCGATGCATTTTCGAGagttccaaatttctaaataaTCCCGACTGCAAAATTTTGAAGAGTTACAAAATAAGTGTCCATCCTGATTATGAAGGTCGTGGTATCGGTACGAAACTTGCTGACTTGCGACGAGAGCTTGGTGAGAAGAAAGATGTCAAATTTATCTCCGTATTTACTACTGCTCTAGGTAGTCAGATTCTGTACAAGAAGCTGGGTTATGAGGACATCGGTGAAATTTTCTACAAAGACTACACGTACAACGATGAGAAACCGTTTGCTGGAATTACTTGCCCTCCCTCTGCAAAAGCTATGGTTCTGCAGTTATATTAA